The genome window TGGATCGTGTATAGGAAATATTGATTTGAAAACTTTTTCTATACCGCTTTCGCCTTGATTTTTATCTACGTTTAAAAACTGGTCAAAACTCTTTTTTTGTAATTGTAGTAGGTTAGGAACATCGATCTCTTTGGCAACATTTGAAAAATCAACCCTAAGACGATTTCCTGAGTATAAACTATTTAGCATATTCTACCTCATGGTATAAGTTTGAAAGAAAGTAAATAACCGCACGTCTGCGGCATCTTTGTAAAAATTAAATAAGGAGGCGTCGCCTCCTTTGTAAAAATAAGTGAAATTATTTAAGTTCGACTTTAGCACCAGCTTCTTCAAGCTCTTTTTTAGCTGCTTCAGCCTCGTCTTTGCTAACACCCTCTTTAATAACAGAAGGAGTTTGCTCAACTGCGTCTTTAGCCTCTTTAAGACCAAGACCTGTAAGAGCGCGAACGACTTTAATAACGTTGATTTTCTTGTCGCCGCCGTCAACTAGAACAACGTTAAATTCTGTTTTCTCTTCAGCTGCATCGGCTGCGCCGCCTGCTGCTGCGCCGCCTGCTACCATTACCGGAGCAGCGCTTACGCCAAATTTCTCTTCAAATTCTTTTACTAGCTCACTTAGCTCTAATACTGAAAGATTAGAGATAAATTCTAATACGTCCTCTTTAGTAATTGCCATTTTTTATCCTTTTATATTATGCTGATTTTTCTTTTTTCTCTTTAAGCGCATTTAGTCCAATAGTGAAATTTTGGATAGGCGCATTCCAAACTTGCAAAAGCATAGCAAGTAACTCATCACGGCTAGGCATCTTAGATAGAGCCTTGACCTTCTCGACGCTTGCAACTTCGCCGTCAATATGAGCGGTTTTGATTTTGAATAGTTCGCTGTTGGTCTCTTCAAATTTAGCCGCAACCTTAGTAGCTGAAAGCTGATCGCCCCAGATAAAGATATTTGTATCTTTTAAGACCATACCAGACTTTTCAACGTTATTAAGAGCGATATTTGCAAGAGTATTTTTTACGATTTGAACTTTTACGTTTAAAACTCTAGCAGCATCTCTTAATGCTTCTAGTTTTTTAGTGCTAAGACCGCGATAATCGCAAACTATAATCGCTTCATTTTCTTTAAATTCGGCCTCAAGTTTACTGATTATTTCAGATTTTTCGTTTCTCGTCATCTAGTTTTTCTCCTTTCCGACTAGTGATTTCAAGCAGAGCGGCATAAAAGCACGATTAAGCAAAAGCCTCTGCTATCTCCAATCTAAGATAAAAATTTATTAGCTAAAAATTAGCGTAGATCCATAAGCTCTTGAGTCTCAAGTAGAACAGAAGGGCTCATAGTTAATGATAAAGCGGCGCTCTTAATATATCTACCTTTTGCTGCCGCAGGTTTTTGTCTATTTACTGCTTTAATAAGGGTTGAAATATTATCGTTTAACTGTTCTTTTGAAAAGCTAACTTTGCCAAGACCGGCGTGTATATTTCCTTGCTTATCTACGCGGAAATTAACTTGACCGCTTTTTGCGTTATTAACCGCTTGAGCTACATCCATAGTAACAGTGCCTGTTTTTGGGTTTGGCATAAGACCTTTTGGTCCCAAAATTCGTCCTACTTTACCGACTAAGCCCATTAAATTTGGAGTGGCAATAAGAACGTCGAAATTCATAATTCCTTTTTGGATATCCTCGACAAGTTCATCGCTACCGACTATATCGGCACCAGCAGCTTTTGCTTCGTCGGCTTTCGCATCTTTTGCTATAACGGCTACACGAACGGTTTTGCCGGTTCCCGCAGGAAGCACAACTGAGCCTCTAACCATTTGATCTGCATGTCTTGGATCGACGTTAAGTTTTAATGCTATTTCGACTGTTTCGTCAAATTTAGCGCTTTTTAGTAATTTTACAGTATCGATAGCTTCTGCTAAAGAGTAAGCTTTAGTGGTATCAACTTTTTCAAGTAGCTTACCAAATCTTTTTGTAGTTTTTTTTGACATTAATTTCTCCGCATTTTTAAATTTTATGCTTCCACATTGCCAAATTTAAAACACACGCGTCATAAAATATTAACGCGTGTTTATAAATTTAACTTTAAAAAAATCCTTATGTGGTAAAAGGATTAGTCTACTACCGTAATCCCTATTGAACGAGCCGAGCCGGCAATAATTTTAGCTGCTTGCTCTCTATCTTTAGTATTTAAATCGGCAATTTTTTTCTCAACTATTTCAAGCACCTGAGCTTTTGTAAGCTTAGCTACTTTGTTTTTTAACGGATTATCCGAACCTTTTTCAATGCCTGCAGCTTTTTTAATTAAATCCGTAGCAGGCGGTTGTTTTGTGATAAATGTAAAGCTTCTATCTGCATAAACAGTGATAACAACCGGAACCCTAAAGCCAGCCATATCTTTTGTTCTTTCGTTAAATGCTTTACAAAATTCCATAATATTAACGCCTTGCTGACCAAGAGCCGGACCTACCGGAGGGCTTGGATTTGCTTTTGCAGCAGCAATGTGTAATTTAATTTCGCCTATAACTTTTTTAGCCATAAACTTCTCCTTATACTATCTTCTCGACTTGTGAATATAAAATCTCAACTGGAGTACTTCTGCCAAATATCGAAACATTTAGTCTTAGCTTTCCATGTATCATATCGTACTCTTCTACTATACCGGTAAAATTCGCGAAAGGTCCTTCTGTGATGCGAACATTTTCTCCATTATCGAAGAAAATTTTTGGCTTAGGAGCAGCTCGCTTTTGAACTTTTTCTAAAATTAAATTTATATCTTTTTCGCTTAACGGCGTAGGTTTTTTTGCCTCACCTATAAATCTACCGACCTTAGGAAGAGACTGAATTTTGTGCCAAAGAGCCGTATCCAAATCAAGATGCGCAAAAGCATATCCTGGATAAAGACTTCTTTCGTTTATTTTTTTCTTACCGTTTTTGATTTCTATTACATCTTCAGTAGGAACTATAATCTCTTTTAGTTGTTCTTCAATGTGATTATCTCTAACCAAATTTTCAATAGCTCTCTTTACGCTCATTTCGCTACCGGCATAAGTTTGAATCGCATACCATTTATGTGCCATAATTCAACCTTAAATCAGCTTTGAAAGAGAGAAAGACATAATTGCATCAACAAGAGCTAAAAAGAGCGAAACAATAGCCACTACGGCAAAAACTGTTATAAAAGCATTTCTTATTTGCTCTTTGAGCGGAAAAATTACCTTTCCAATCTCGGCGCGAGAAAGCTTTATATAATTTACTATTTTTTCCATTTTTAACCTTTTGATGGCAGGGCAAGAGGGATTCGAACCCCCAACCATTGGATTTGGAATCCAGCGCTCTACCGTTGGAGCTATTGCCCTAAAAAGCCTTAGCTCTTTAACTTAACTTCTTTATGAACAGTATGTTTTTTTAATCTTGGGCAATATTTTTTTAGTTCTAATTTTTCAGTTGTTGTCTTGCTGTTTTTTACTGTAGTGTAATTTATATCACCTGATTCAGAACATTTAAGACCAACTTTTATTCTATTACCTTTTGCCATAAATTCCCTTTGAAAAAGCGGAGAAGAATCTCCGCTAAAAATTATAAATTAGATTATGCCAGAATCTTAGAAACAACGCCTGAACCGACCGTTCTGCCGCCTTCGCGGATCGCAAAGCGAGTTCCCTCTTCAAGAGCAACTGGCGCAATAAGCTCAACAGTTATCTTTAGGTTATCACCAGGCATAACCATCTCTGTTCCTTCTGGAAGAGTGATAGAACCTGTAACATCAGTCGTTCTTACATAGAATTGCGGTCTATAGTTATTAAAGAATGGAGTGTGGCGTCCACCTTCTTCTTTTGTTAAAATATAAACTTCGCCCTCAAATTTAGTGTGAGGAGTAATTGATTTAGGTTTGCAAAGAACCATACCGCGCTCAACATCTTCTTTTTTTGTGCCTCTTAGAAGAACGCCTACGTTATCGCCTGCTTCACCTTGGTCCATTTCTTTTCTAAACATCTCGACGCCGGTAACTGTAGTAGTTTGAGTTGGTCTAATACCTACGATTTCGATGGTATCGCCGACTTTTACCACACCTTTTTCAATTCTACCGGTAACAACCGTACCGCGACCAGAAATAGAGAAAACGTCCTCAATAGGCATCAAGAAATCTTTATCTGTTGCGCGTACTGGAGTTGGAATATACTCATCAACTCTAGCCATAAGCTCAAGAACCTTTGCAGACCATTCGCCGTCTGTTCCAGCCTTAGCCTCATTAAGAGCTTGTAGAGCCGAGCCTGCTACGATTGGAGTATCGTCACCAGGGAAGTCGTACTCGTTTAGAAGCTCGCGAATTTCCATCTCAACTAGTTCAAGAAGCTCAGCATCGTCAACCATATCAGCTTTGTTCATGAAAACAACGATATATGGAACGCCTACTTGGCGAGATAGCAAGATGTGCTCTCTGGTTTGAGGCATTGGGCCGTCAGCAGCAGAAACAACTAGGATAGCACCGTCCATTTGAGCCGCACCGGTAATCATGTTTTTAACATAGTCGGCGTGGCCTGGGCAGTCAACGTGAGCATAGTGGCGATTTTCAGTCTCGTACTCGATGTGAGAAGTAGCGATGGTAATACCGCGCTCTTTTTCCTCTGGAGCGTTGTCGATATTATCATAGTCTTTTAACTCAGCAAGACCTTTTCTTGAAAGAACAGCAGAAATTGCAGCTGTCAAAGTTGTTTTACCATGGTCAACGTGACCGATGGTACCGATGTTTACGTGTGGCTTGTTACGTGAAAATTTTTCTTTTGCCATCTCTTCCTCCGTAATGATATTTGCAATTCAAATTTATGCTTAATTTTACTTCTCTAAAATCCGTGGAGCTCATAGCGGGACTTGAACCCGCGACCTCTTCCTTACCAAGGAAGTGCTCTACCTCTGAGCCATATGAGCGCTATAAACGCTTGGCGTTAGAGAATTTTTGAAAAGCATAAACAACTAAATGAAATTAAAAAGGTGTGCCGTAGAAAATGTATAAAATTTAATATTTTTATCATCTTACAGCTCCCAGTTTAGTTCCAAAATCTGGAGCGGGAAACGGGGCTCGAACCCGCGACCCTCAGCTTGGAAGGCTGATGCTCTAGCCAACTGAGCTACTCCCGCGCGTAGCATGGTGGTGAGACGTGGATTCGAACCACGGAAGACATAGTCAGCAGATTTACAGTCTGCCCTCGTTGGCCACTTGAGTATCTCACCCTATTTTAAAAAATAAATGCTTTGCAATGGTATTTCTGGTCAAACACTGTTATGAAATGGAGCTGGTGAACGGACTTGAACCGCCGACCCACTGCTTACAAGGCAGTAGCTCTACCAACTGAGCTACACCAGCATCCTGATTTATGAAAGTTGGATTATAGCCCAATTTCTTTTCAAAGTCAAGGTTTTTAAGAAAATTATTCCATTTTTTGCATCAATAAAATCAAATTTATCCTATCTTTCGCTCCTGTTTTTTCAAAAATAGTGCCTACATGCGCTTTTACCGTCCTTACGGTTATTTGTAAAATCTCAGCGATTTCTTGATTTGTTAGCCCTTTATAGACCAGTTGTGCTATCTCTTTTTCCTTAGTTGTTAGCTTTTCTAGCAAATTTGACGAATTTGAAGGCAAAATTTCCTTTGTCATCATTTGTATCATGCTTTGGATAAATTCCGGATAGAGCCAAACCTCGCCTCTTTCGATCGCTTCGAGCGCATCTTGAAAATGCACCTCAAGCATACGCGCGTTTGCATAGCCCTTTGCACCAAGGTGCAAAAACTCTCTACCTTCGTTAAATTTAGGCTCATGAGAAAGTATCAAAATTTTAATACCCTCCACCGTACTCAAAAGCTCTCTTGCTTCTTTGTCGGCATCCCAAATATCCACGCAAACTACGTCGTAGTCTTTGCTGTAAGCAAGCTCTAAAAAAATATCTTTTTCCTGCGTCGCTGTTACCTCGCTCGCAGCCAACTTATCTTTTATCTCGTTTATTACGGCTACATTTCCTGAATATGCCAAAATTCTCATATCCGCGCTCCTATCGTTCTCTCAAAGCGTTTTGTTTAGCTTTTAATATCGGTTTTAATAAATAATCAAGCACCGTTTTCTTACCGGTTATAATGTCGGCGCTAGCTATCATGCCCACCTTGATGCGAAGCGGTCTATCTTCGCTTCCTAGGTAATTTTTTTCGGTCGTTATCCTGACTAGATAGTAGCTCTCGCCAGTTTTTTCGTTTGTTTCCGTATCGGCTGAGATTTGCGTCACTTCGCCCTCTAGTCCGCCGTATATCGCAAAGTCGTAAGCGGTAAGCTTAACCATCGCTTTTAGTCCTTGGCGCAAAAACGCCACGTCCGCAGGCTTTACCTTTACCTCGGCTATCAAGCTATCCTCGACGGGGACGATCTCGGCGATGTCCATGCCCGGCTTTATGACGCCAGAGACGGTATTTACCATCAGCTTGCTTACTATGCCGTCCACCGGCGAGCGCACGAGCGTCCTTTCTACTTTGTCGCTTAAATTTACCTGGCTTTCGTTTAGCCTAGAAATTTCAGCCGAAACTTCGTTAAATTCTTTCTTTGCGCTATTTTGAAAGGCAAGCTTGGCTTCGGTTATTTTATTTTCTACCTCTTTTATCGTAGACTGCACTCTAGGGATAGAGAGTTTCGCCGCGCTTAGCTCGCCCCTTAGATCGTTTACGCGCCTTTGGAGTTGCAAGTACTCAACCTCGCTCACAAGCCCTTTTCTAAATAACGGCTCGGTTATCTGCTTCTCTTTTTGTAGTAGATTATAGCTGCTTTGAGTCTGGTCGATCTTGCTCTCAAGCTCCCTTAGCTCGCTTTGGCGCTGTTTTATTTGCTCCTCTAGGATGCCGATTTGCTCCCTTAGCCTTGCTTTGTTCGTATCGTAAAGACTCTTTTCAAATCCGACGAATCGGTCGTAGTCCTTATCTCCCGTCTCTTTCGCATCAAATTCCTCGTCGTTTGACTCGGCGTAAAGGCGCAAGTATTTTGCCTGAAGCTCGTTTAGTCTAAATTTGGACTCGCCGTAGACGCTAGAAAAGCTCTTGTCGTCGATTTTTAGCAAAATTTGATTTTTCTTTACTTCATCGCCCGCGCGAACGTAAATTTCCTCGATTATGCCGCCTTCCAAATTTTGTACGATCTGATTTTTGCCCGACGGGATGATCTTGCCGTTGCCGCGCGTGATCTCGTCTATCTGCGCAAACGACGCCCAAACCACGAGCCAAAAAACGGTTATAGCAACGATGTATAAAATTTTCCTAGATCCCGACGGCGCCTTAGCCAACACCGCCTCCGATAGGCTTGACATAAAACGAAGATCGTTTGCGTCGTAGTTTTTAGACTGAATGATCTTTTTTATATTTTGAGTCGAAGCTTCTAAATTTTGCCCGATATTTTCTTGTATTTCTAAATTTTTCTTATCCATGCTCGCTACTTTCCGCCAAGCTTAGCTAAAATTTCATCTCTCGGCCCGTCTAGCAGTATCTTGCCGTTATCGACGACGATGAGTCTATCTACTAGCTCGAGCAGAGACGTTTTGTGCGTTATAAGCAGCATAGTTTTATCTTTCGTGTTAAATTTGAGATTGTTTTTTAGCTTATTTTCCACGCTGCTATCAAGAGAATTGGTCGGCTCGTCGAGCAATATAATCGGACTATCTAACAAAAAGGCGCGCGCTACGGCGATAGCTTGGCGCTGTCCGCCGCTTATACCCTCGCCGCGCTCATGCACCGGCATATCAAAGCCTAGCGGATGCGCGTCTACGTATTCGTCTACGCCGCTAACCTTTGCCGCGCGTATAATCTGCATATCATCGACGTGCGGGGCTTTGTAGACGATGTTGCCTCTTACCGTGCCTTTAAACAAAACCACGTCTTGCGGGACGTAGCCGATATTTCGGCGCAAGTCGGCCGGGTCGATTTGATTTATATCGATGCCGTCTATCAGGATCGAGCCCTCAGTCGGCGAATAAAGTCCCAAAATAAGCTTTTCAATAGTGGTTTTCCCAGAGCCGTTTCTGCCGATGATGCCCACCTTTTCGCCTGCGTTTATAGTAAAATTTACCCTATCTAGCGAGGCTTTGGTGCTTTCCGGATAGGTAAAGCATACGTTTTTAAACTCGATCTTGCCGTTAAAGGTATTTCGGCGAACGAATTTTTTACCCTCTGGACGCTCGACAGGCATCTCCATTATCTTTTTTAGGCTCTCGTAGGCGGTTTTCGTCTGTTCGTAGTTTGCCAGCAGGCTCGCAAACTGCCCCATAGGAGCGATAGCGCGCGAGCTAAGCATCACGGCCGCGATGAGTCCGCCCATCGTGAGCTTGGTGTCTTGTATCATATATACACCAAAGACGATGATGCCGACCGTATTTAACTGCACGAAAAACGACGTAACCGTATTTATCGACGCCGAGATCAGCTTTGATTTTATGCTTTTATTTGCTATCTCGCCGGTAGCCTCTTCCCAGTTCCACTGTACGTTTCCGGTCGCGCCCATGGTTTTTATCGTCTCAAGACCGTTTAGCGTCTCGATCAAAATTCCGTTTTTCTTCGCGCTAGCCTCAAAAGTACTTTTTATGCTGGTTTGGAGCGGATTTTTGATAAAAAGCGTGTAGCAAAGCACGGCTGCCATAAAAAACAGCGGCACGACTACCAAGTAGCTCGCGATAAAATAAGTAATCAGCAAAAACAGAATCGCAAACGGAAGGTCGATGAGAACAGCCAAAGTGCTTGAAGTGAAAAAATTTCTAACCGTGTCAAATTCGCGCAGGTTATTAGCAAACGAGCCAACCGATTTTGGCTTAACGGAGAGCTTTATATCCATCACGCGCTCAAAAAGCAACGAGCTCATGATGATGTCGCTTTTCTTGCCCGCGACGTCTAGAAAATACGTGCGTATAAATTTTAAAAACAGATCGATAAGATAAACCACGCCCACGCCAAGAGCTAGTACCCAAAGCGTCTCTACGGCGTTATTTGGTACGACTCGGTCGTAAACGTTCATCGTAAAAAGCGGGCTGGCTAAAACAAACAAATTTATCACTATACTAGCTACGATAACGTCGATGTAAATTTTCCTCGAGCGCTTTAGCGTACCCCAAAACCAGTGGCTAGTTTTGGTGTCTATCAAATTTGGCTTATTATCCTCGGGGATAAATTCGCGCTTTAGCAGGTAGCTATAGCCCAGATACTCCTCTTTTAGCTTTTCGATTTCTATCAAATTTGAGCCGTTTGGCATATCGGGAGTTATGATTTTAGCGTGCGTTTTGCCCTCAAAACTCTCTAATATACAAGCCTTTTTCCCGCGTAAAAGCAGGATACAAGGCAGCACCAAGGGCGAGATATCCTCGACTCGTTTATTTACCAAACTTGAAACAAACCCTGCCCTAGCCGCCGCTCTGGTAAAAAGAGATTTCGAGCCGCTAAGCGAAAAAAGCTCGATATCTTCGTTTTCGTTAGTCGGTAGCCCGGCCACTAGCGCATCGGCGGTATATGGGTTGTTGTGCAGCTTGGTAAATATCACCAAACAATCAAGCAGTTCGTCGTTTTTCTTTTCTTGCATTTTTTATCCGATATTTTCTATTTGAGATATGAAAATTCCCTGCAAATAGTCGATTTCTAGGGTATGCAGTCTCTTTTCTTGCTCTTCGTTTTCTACGCCCATAGCTATGATTTTTACGCCCTTGCTTCTCATCATCGCTTCAAACGAGCTTCTTTGCTCCGACGTTCTCTCACCCAAAAAGTCTATCAAATTTGCCACCGGGATTTTGACGTAATCAGGGCTAACGGCATTGAGCCTTTCGATACTTTTCGCGTCAAATCCGAAGTGATCTAGTCCAAAGCCAAAACCGAGCGCGCGCAATCTCTGGTGAAGTCCGTCAAGAACCGCCACGTCTATGTCGTCTTTGTTCGGGATCTCGATAAAAATTTTAGCAGGCGCATATCGTCTTATCTTTTTGAGCGCATTTTCAAGCTCGGTAAAGTGCTGAGTAGAGTTTAAGATATCCTTGCCCAAATTTAGCGCATATTGCATAGTTTTAAGCTTGCCGTCTCTTAGCATATCGGCAAATTTGTTTAAAACGTAAAGGTCGATATCCACCGCCATCTTTAGCTCGTTTACCATCGGCATAAAGTAGCTCGCCGTCTGCCATCTACCCTCGCCGTCGACGAGTCTGATAAACAGCTCGCAGTGCGCTATTTCAGCAAAATTTGACGCCACTTTTTGTCCCGCAAATTTAAACATACCGTTTTTAAGAGAGGTTTCGATGAGCTCTTTATACTCCTCTTTTCCTAGCATGATCTCTTTGTCGCTCTTATAGATCAGGGAGGAGAAATTTGAGCCCTCTTTAGCTCTTGCTAGCGTGATGTCGGCCGTTATGAGCACGTCTTTTAGCGGAGTTTTCGGTCCGTAAGGCACGATCGCGGCAAAGACCGGGTGCTTGTCCATATCTACGTTAAATTTGATAAATTCTTCTTGTATCGTTAGTAAAATTTTATCGGTTATGGCTTTGACGTTTTGCGTCGTTAAATTTGCGGCTACGATCATAAAGTCATCGTCGTTTAGCCTAGCTCGCAGCATACCTATGGCATTTTGGGATATTACTGACGCGATAGTTTTTATAAGCTTTTGCTGCGCGTTAAAGCCGATCTCTTGTTTTAGATCTCGCAAATCTTTGCAAGTTATCATCGATGCGGCGCCGCTTGAATACTCCTCGCTCGAGATATAATCTTTAAAGTTATTTTGTAAATACCTTCTGTTAAAAAGTACGGTTTCTTCGTCTTTATAAAGTAGCTCTTCGTATTTGCTTAGCGTCTTGGCGCTTTGCTCAAACACGTCCTTAACGCGCGTTATCATCACGTTCATCGCAAGGACGACCTGCCTAATATCTAGCGTAAAAGGAATTTTTTCCTGTAAAATAAAACTGTTTTGCAGTATGGCCTCGGCTTGCTTTTGAACCTTTTTGAGCGGGATAAAAATTATCTTTACGCCAAAATAACTAATAAGCAGAGCCGATAGCGACATCACGAAAAGCACGAAAAATACCTTTTTAACTATGTTGTAAAGCTCGTAATAAGCGATACCGGTGTTGCTTTGTACGTAAATAGTGCCGAATTTACTCCAGCCGAGCATTATCTCGCTTTGCGCCACCGGAGCTTCTAGTTTTACGTTTTTTACGAACCACTCGGGAACGCTATTTACCACTAGAGGCTGCGAGTTTTCTATCAGCGTCTCGCCATCTACTCCGGCTAGCTTTATCATCGAGTAGTATCCGCTGTCAAATACCGAATTTATCATCGTTTCAATGCCGGATAAATCATTTGGATTTGCTACCGACGCTATGGCAAGACCTAGCGAATTTGCCGTATGCTTGGCGTTAGTGCCTAGCTGAGCGGAGATATAGTCGTTCGTCGTCGTAAAATTTAAAATCCCGACGGCTACGAAAATAACCAACATAAAGGAAATTATCGCCAGCATTATTTGTTTTAAAAGCGTCATCTATCCGTCCTCTTTCATTCTGTCGACTAAATTTAGCCATTTTGGATTTTGTTTTTTGTTTCCGCCGGGGATGGCCTGCCCCAAGCCTTCTTGTTTTGATAAAAATAGCGAATCGCCGTTAAAACTATAAACGGGCGCTAAGTCTTTTCTTTGCGTAGCTATTTTGATGTTTGGGTTGATATTGTCTAAAACTAGCGGTATGGACTTTGGGCTATCATAATAAGATAAAACCATGTGCGCTTGGTTGTAATCAAGCGCTTTTACGTAAGTGAAATAAAGCTTTTGCGTGGAAACGCCGAGCTGCTTTAGGGTGAAGTACTTCGCCGTAACGAAATCCTCGCAATCCCCGGCGCCCTTGCCCAAAAACTCCATTCTCGTAGCCCAGTAGTCCTTTTGCCCCCAAACTTCCCTGTCGTCTTTCCAC of Campylobacter showae contains these proteins:
- the tuf gene encoding elongation factor Tu — its product is MAKEKFSRNKPHVNIGTIGHVDHGKTTLTAAISAVLSRKGLAELKDYDNIDNAPEEKERGITIATSHIEYETENRHYAHVDCPGHADYVKNMITGAAQMDGAILVVSAADGPMPQTREHILLSRQVGVPYIVVFMNKADMVDDAELLELVEMEIRELLNEYDFPGDDTPIVAGSALQALNEAKAGTDGEWSAKVLELMARVDEYIPTPVRATDKDFLMPIEDVFSISGRGTVVTGRIEKGVVKVGDTIEIVGIRPTQTTTVTGVEMFRKEMDQGEAGDNVGVLLRGTKKEDVERGMVLCKPKSITPHTKFEGEVYILTKEEGGRHTPFFNNYRPQFYVRTTDVTGSITLPEGTEMVMPGDNLKITVELIAPVALEEGTRFAIREGGRTVGSGVVSKILA
- the rpmG gene encoding 50S ribosomal protein L33, producing MAKGNRIKVGLKCSESGDINYTTVKNSKTTTEKLELKKYCPRLKKHTVHKEVKLKS
- the secE gene encoding preprotein translocase subunit SecE, with protein sequence MEKIVNYIKLSRAEIGKVIFPLKEQIRNAFITVFAVVAIVSLFLALVDAIMSFSLSKLI
- a CDS encoding type I secretion system permease/ATPase, whose translation is MQEKKNDELLDCLVIFTKLHNNPYTADALVAGLPTNENEDIELFSLSGSKSLFTRAAARAGFVSSLVNKRVEDISPLVLPCILLLRGKKACILESFEGKTHAKIITPDMPNGSNLIEIEKLKEEYLGYSYLLKREFIPEDNKPNLIDTKTSHWFWGTLKRSRKIYIDVIVASIVINLFVLASPLFTMNVYDRVVPNNAVETLWVLALGVGVVYLIDLFLKFIRTYFLDVAGKKSDIIMSSLLFERVMDIKLSVKPKSVGSFANNLREFDTVRNFFTSSTLAVLIDLPFAILFLLITYFIASYLVVVPLFFMAAVLCYTLFIKNPLQTSIKSTFEASAKKNGILIETLNGLETIKTMGATGNVQWNWEEATGEIANKSIKSKLISASINTVTSFFVQLNTVGIIVFGVYMIQDTKLTMGGLIAAVMLSSRAIAPMGQFASLLANYEQTKTAYESLKKIMEMPVERPEGKKFVRRNTFNGKIEFKNVCFTYPESTKASLDRVNFTINAGEKVGIIGRNGSGKTTIEKLILGLYSPTEGSILIDGIDINQIDPADLRRNIGYVPQDVVLFKGTVRGNIVYKAPHVDDMQIIRAAKVSGVDEYVDAHPLGFDMPVHERGEGISGGQRQAIAVARAFLLDSPIILLDEPTNSLDSSVENKLKNNLKFNTKDKTMLLITHKTSLLELVDRLIVVDNGKILLDGPRDEILAKLGGK
- the nusG gene encoding transcription termination/antitermination protein NusG codes for the protein MMAHKWYAIQTYAGSEMSVKRAIENLVRDNHIEEQLKEIIVPTEDVIEIKNGKKKINERSLYPGYAFAHLDLDTALWHKIQSLPKVGRFIGEAKKPTPLSEKDINLILEKVQKRAAPKPKIFFDNGENVRITEGPFANFTGIVEEYDMIHGKLRLNVSIFGRSTPVEILYSQVEKIV
- the rplJ gene encoding 50S ribosomal protein L10; the encoded protein is MTRNEKSEIISKLEAEFKENEAIIVCDYRGLSTKKLEALRDAARVLNVKVQIVKNTLANIALNNVEKSGMVLKDTNIFIWGDQLSATKVAAKFEETNSELFKIKTAHIDGEVASVEKVKALSKMPSRDELLAMLLQVWNAPIQNFTIGLNALKEKKEKSA
- the rplA gene encoding 50S ribosomal protein L1, which produces MSKKTTKRFGKLLEKVDTTKAYSLAEAIDTVKLLKSAKFDETVEIALKLNVDPRHADQMVRGSVVLPAGTGKTVRVAVIAKDAKADEAKAAGADIVGSDELVEDIQKGIMNFDVLIATPNLMGLVGKVGRILGPKGLMPNPKTGTVTMDVAQAVNNAKSGQVNFRVDKQGNIHAGLGKVSFSKEQLNDNISTLIKAVNRQKPAAAKGRYIKSAALSLTMSPSVLLETQELMDLR
- a CDS encoding response regulator transcription factor, with the translated sequence MRILAYSGNVAVINEIKDKLAASEVTATQEKDIFLELAYSKDYDVVCVDIWDADKEARELLSTVEGIKILILSHEPKFNEGREFLHLGAKGYANARMLEVHFQDALEAIERGEVWLYPEFIQSMIQMMTKEILPSNSSNLLEKLTTKEKEIAQLVYKGLTNQEIAEILQITVRTVKAHVGTIFEKTGAKDRINLILLMQKME
- a CDS encoding HlyD family type I secretion periplasmic adaptor subunit; protein product: MDKKNLEIQENIGQNLEASTQNIKKIIQSKNYDANDLRFMSSLSEAVLAKAPSGSRKILYIVAITVFWLVVWASFAQIDEITRGNGKIIPSGKNQIVQNLEGGIIEEIYVRAGDEVKKNQILLKIDDKSFSSVYGESKFRLNELQAKYLRLYAESNDEEFDAKETGDKDYDRFVGFEKSLYDTNKARLREQIGILEEQIKQRQSELRELESKIDQTQSSYNLLQKEKQITEPLFRKGLVSEVEYLQLQRRVNDLRGELSAAKLSIPRVQSTIKEVENKITEAKLAFQNSAKKEFNEVSAEISRLNESQVNLSDKVERTLVRSPVDGIVSKLMVNTVSGVIKPGMDIAEIVPVEDSLIAEVKVKPADVAFLRQGLKAMVKLTAYDFAIYGGLEGEVTQISADTETNEKTGESYYLVRITTEKNYLGSEDRPLRIKVGMIASADIITGKKTVLDYLLKPILKAKQNALRER
- the rplL gene encoding 50S ribosomal protein L7/L12, which produces MAITKEDVLEFISNLSVLELSELVKEFEEKFGVSAAPVMVAGGAAAGGAADAAEEKTEFNVVLVDGGDKKINVIKVVRALTGLGLKEAKDAVEQTPSVIKEGVSKDEAEAAKKELEEAGAKVELK
- the rplK gene encoding 50S ribosomal protein L11, which codes for MAKKVIGEIKLHIAAAKANPSPPVGPALGQQGVNIMEFCKAFNERTKDMAGFRVPVVITVYADRSFTFITKQPPATDLIKKAAGIEKGSDNPLKNKVAKLTKAQVLEIVEKKIADLNTKDREQAAKIIAGSARSIGITVVD